The following are encoded in a window of Sutcliffiella horikoshii genomic DNA:
- the gvpU gene encoding gas vesicle accessory protein GvpU: protein MSNELGARKDSILEFFVQAANSYDFSLDISLNVNGAVISGTLISAKDYFETMSETFEDGNEIAQKISEQLAATGESFESNKGAEANFIHLKNTKVYCGDSKPTPSEGKLLWRGKLSDVDGFFLGRISDSAS, encoded by the coding sequence ATGAGTAATGAGCTTGGTGCCAGAAAAGACAGTATTTTAGAGTTTTTTGTGCAAGCAGCCAATAGTTATGATTTTTCCCTGGATATTAGCTTGAATGTAAACGGTGCTGTTATATCAGGTACTCTTATATCAGCTAAAGATTATTTCGAAACAATGAGTGAGACCTTTGAAGATGGAAATGAAATAGCCCAAAAGATAAGTGAACAACTTGCAGCTACAGGAGAAAGCTTTGAATCTAATAAAGGTGCCGAAGCAAATTTCATCCATTTGAAAAATACAAAGGTTTATTGTGGAGATAGTAAACCCACTCCCTCAGAAGGGAAGCTTCTCTGGAGAGGGAAATTAAGCGATGTGGATGGGTTTTTCTTAGGAAGGATATCAGATAGTGCTTCTTAA
- a CDS encoding sporulation protein Cse60: protein MVQIRVFDEEHERDLEDAVNDFLKGLSDRDVIDIKYQVGCINDEEEQIYCFSAMVIFRT, encoded by the coding sequence TTGGTGCAGATTAGGGTGTTTGATGAGGAGCATGAGCGGGACCTCGAGGATGCAGTGAATGATTTTCTTAAGGGATTGTCTGACAGGGATGTGATTGACATTAAGTATCAAGTAGGATGTATTAACGATGAGGAAGAACAGATCTATTGCTTCTCTGCAATGGTAATATTTAGAACCTGA
- the leuS gene encoding leucine--tRNA ligase, producing the protein MSFQHQSIEQKWQKYWEENKTFKTHEEKGKEKFYALDMFPYPSGAGLHVGHPEGYTATDILSRMKRMQGQNVLHPMGWDAFGLPAEQYALDTGNDPAEFTEQNINTFRRQIKSLGFSYDWDREVNTTDPEYYKWTQWIFLKLYEKGLAYVDEVPVNWCPALGTVLANEEVIDGKSERGGHPVERRPMRQWILRITEYADRLLEDLNELDWPESLKDMQRNWIGRSEGANVHFSIDGTDENFTVFTTRPDTLFGATYAVLAPEHPLVKKITTDEQRDAVEAYITKVQSKSDLERTELSKEKSGEFTGAFAVNPANGEKLPIWIADYVLMSYGTGAIMAVPAHDERDWEFATKFDLPIVEVVAGGDVSKEAYTGDGEHVNSDFLNGLGKEEAIANMIEWLAANEKGEKKVSYRLRDWLFSRQRYWGEPIPIIHWEDGTTTAVPEDQLPLVLPKTTEIRPSGTGESPLAAIEDWVNVVDPETGKKGRRETNTMPQWGGSCWYYLRYIDPKNSEQLADPEKLKEWLPVDIYIGGAEHAVLHLLYARFWHKFLYDIGVVPTKEPFQKLFNQGMILGENNEKMSKSKGNVVNPDHIVESHGADTLRLYEMFMGPLEASIAWSTNGLDGSRRFLDRVWRLFVEENGKLSSKVAEVTEEDTLEKTYHATVKKVTEDYEGLRFNTAISQMMVFINEAYKADTIAKDYVEGFVKMLSPVCPHIAEELWEKLGNEGTITYAAWPTFDESKLVEDEVEIVVQVNGKLKAKLYVPSDATREKMEEIALADDAVKESIEGKTVRKVIAVPGKLVNIVAN; encoded by the coding sequence ATGTCATTTCAACATCAGTCCATTGAACAAAAATGGCAAAAGTATTGGGAAGAAAACAAAACATTCAAAACACATGAAGAAAAAGGGAAAGAAAAATTCTACGCACTAGACATGTTCCCTTACCCATCCGGCGCAGGCTTGCACGTAGGTCACCCGGAAGGTTACACAGCAACAGATATCCTTTCCCGCATGAAGCGTATGCAAGGACAAAACGTCCTTCATCCAATGGGTTGGGATGCATTCGGTCTACCAGCAGAGCAATATGCGTTGGATACAGGAAACGACCCGGCAGAATTCACGGAACAAAACATCAACACATTCCGCAGACAAATCAAGTCTCTAGGCTTCTCCTATGACTGGGATCGCGAAGTAAACACAACAGATCCTGAGTACTATAAGTGGACACAATGGATCTTTTTAAAACTTTACGAAAAAGGCTTGGCATATGTGGATGAAGTTCCTGTAAACTGGTGTCCTGCTCTTGGGACGGTTTTAGCGAATGAAGAAGTAATCGACGGAAAATCCGAGCGTGGGGGTCATCCCGTAGAACGCCGTCCGATGAGACAATGGATCCTTAGAATCACAGAATACGCGGATCGCTTGTTGGAAGACCTGAACGAATTGGATTGGCCGGAAAGCTTAAAGGATATGCAACGCAACTGGATCGGTCGTTCAGAAGGTGCGAATGTACATTTCAGCATCGACGGAACAGATGAGAACTTCACTGTTTTCACGACTCGTCCAGACACACTTTTCGGTGCAACATATGCAGTGTTGGCTCCTGAGCATCCGTTAGTGAAAAAAATTACAACGGATGAACAACGTGACGCAGTTGAAGCATATATCACAAAAGTTCAAAGCAAAAGCGACCTTGAGCGTACGGAACTTTCCAAAGAGAAATCCGGTGAGTTTACAGGTGCATTTGCAGTAAACCCAGCAAACGGCGAGAAATTGCCAATCTGGATTGCCGACTACGTATTAATGAGCTACGGAACTGGTGCCATCATGGCAGTACCTGCACATGATGAGCGCGACTGGGAATTTGCAACAAAATTTGATCTTCCAATTGTAGAAGTGGTTGCAGGTGGCGATGTGTCTAAAGAAGCCTACACAGGTGACGGTGAGCACGTTAACTCCGATTTCTTGAACGGTCTTGGAAAAGAAGAAGCAATCGCCAACATGATTGAATGGTTAGCTGCCAATGAAAAAGGCGAAAAGAAAGTATCCTACCGCCTTCGTGACTGGTTGTTCAGCCGCCAGCGCTACTGGGGCGAGCCGATTCCAATCATCCATTGGGAAGATGGCACGACCACAGCGGTTCCGGAAGATCAGCTTCCACTTGTATTACCAAAAACAACGGAAATTCGTCCATCCGGTACAGGCGAATCCCCACTTGCTGCCATTGAGGACTGGGTAAATGTCGTAGACCCTGAAACAGGTAAAAAAGGCCGCCGTGAAACAAACACGATGCCGCAATGGGGCGGAAGCTGCTGGTACTACTTGCGCTATATCGATCCGAAAAACAGCGAACAGCTTGCAGATCCTGAAAAACTAAAAGAATGGTTGCCGGTTGACATCTACATCGGTGGAGCAGAGCACGCCGTACTTCACTTACTATACGCACGCTTCTGGCACAAATTCTTATACGATATCGGTGTGGTACCAACGAAAGAGCCATTCCAAAAACTTTTCAACCAAGGAATGATCCTTGGGGAAAACAACGAAAAAATGAGTAAATCCAAAGGAAATGTCGTAAACCCTGACCACATCGTGGAATCCCATGGTGCCGACACCCTTCGTCTATACGAAATGTTCATGGGACCACTTGAAGCGTCCATCGCCTGGTCCACCAACGGACTAGACGGATCCCGCCGCTTCTTGGATCGCGTTTGGAGATTGTTTGTAGAAGAAAACGGAAAACTAAGCTCCAAAGTGGCCGAAGTAACAGAGGAAGATACACTTGAGAAAACATATCATGCTACTGTTAAAAAAGTGACAGAAGACTACGAAGGCCTACGTTTCAACACGGCTATCTCTCAAATGATGGTCTTCATCAACGAAGCTTACAAAGCTGACACCATCGCAAAAGACTACGTGGAAGGCTTCGTTAAAATGCTTTCCCCAGTCTGCCCGCATATCGCTGAGGAGCTTTGGGAGAAACTAGGCAACGAAGGAACCATCACATACGCTGCTTGGCCAACATTCGATGAATCCAAACTAGTCGAAGATGAAGTCGAAATCGTTGTCCAAGTGAATGGTAAACTAAAAGCGAAACTTTACGTCCCATCTGACGCTACCCGCGAAAAAATGGAAGAAATCGCCCTTGCTGATGACGCTGTAAAAGAAAGCATCGAAGGCAAGACAGTACGCAAGGTCATCGCTGTACCAGGTAAACTTGTGAACATTGTAGCGAACTAA
- a CDS encoding GntP family permease: protein MLSMIGLIGGLALLIFLTMRGMNLLVVGPLSALFVALFSGMPLFPQLVAEGEVNFVSSYMGGFSSFVTSWYLMFLLGAIFGKVMEDSGAADSVSRLVVNKLGMKFAVLAIVAACAILTYGGVSLFVVAFSVYPMAISLFKQANLPRRFIPAALAFGSVTFTMTSAGSPEIQNWIPIEYLGTSPYAGAEVSALVAVFMMIFGYWWLKRMISKAVGRGETFVSRDSDPTIDGERPLPNPFLSFIPLVVVLVISYIFHDDLKQSALIIALLGGIITTYVLGRKYFKNFWNAISEGTMGALIAIGNTAAVVGFGGVAKAVPAFGTVVEAMTNIPGSPLIGAAIAVSVIAGMTGSASGGQVIALPLIAPHYMDMGVNPEALHRTVAISSGALDSLPHNGYVVTTVRAICGETHQAAYGPVAAVTVIVPLIGLAIAIALFSMGLGI, encoded by the coding sequence ATGTTGAGCATGATTGGTCTTATCGGTGGTTTGGCATTATTAATTTTTTTAACGATGAGGGGAATGAACCTGCTAGTAGTTGGTCCATTATCCGCACTATTTGTAGCTCTTTTCAGTGGAATGCCGCTATTTCCACAACTGGTCGCTGAAGGGGAAGTAAACTTTGTCAGCAGTTATATGGGCGGCTTTTCGTCCTTTGTAACTTCCTGGTACCTAATGTTCTTACTTGGTGCCATTTTTGGAAAAGTAATGGAGGATAGCGGTGCGGCAGATTCCGTTTCCAGATTGGTTGTGAATAAACTGGGTATGAAATTCGCTGTTCTGGCTATTGTAGCAGCTTGTGCCATTTTAACTTACGGGGGAGTAAGCTTGTTCGTTGTTGCATTCTCCGTTTATCCGATGGCAATCAGCTTGTTCAAACAGGCTAACCTGCCACGCCGCTTCATTCCGGCAGCACTGGCATTTGGTTCTGTAACCTTTACGATGACTTCTGCAGGATCTCCGGAGATTCAGAACTGGATTCCTATTGAATATCTGGGCACAAGTCCATATGCAGGAGCGGAAGTAAGTGCACTAGTTGCCGTGTTTATGATGATTTTCGGTTACTGGTGGTTGAAGCGTATGATTTCAAAGGCAGTGGGACGCGGAGAGACGTTCGTTTCTAGAGATAGCGATCCTACGATCGATGGCGAAAGACCATTGCCAAACCCATTTTTGAGTTTTATTCCACTAGTAGTGGTACTAGTAATCTCGTATATTTTCCATGATGATTTGAAGCAATCTGCGCTAATTATCGCATTATTGGGAGGTATCATCACAACTTATGTACTCGGAAGAAAATACTTCAAGAACTTCTGGAATGCTATTTCAGAAGGGACAATGGGTGCTTTGATTGCTATCGGTAACACAGCGGCGGTTGTTGGATTCGGCGGAGTTGCCAAGGCGGTACCTGCATTCGGCACGGTTGTTGAGGCTATGACCAACATTCCGGGCAGCCCGCTTATCGGAGCGGCAATTGCAGTCAGCGTCATCGCAGGTATGACGGGATCTGCTTCTGGCGGCCAGGTTATCGCCTTGCCATTGATTGCCCCACATTACATGGACATGGGCGTCAATCCTGAAGCGCTTCATCGTACCGTTGCCATTTCTTCCGGTGCGCTCGATTCCTTGCCACATAACGGATATGTTGTAACAACCGTCCGGGCAATCTGTGGAGAAACGCATCAGGCGGCATATGGGCCGGTTGCAGCAGTGACGGTCATCGTTCCACTGATTGGGTTGGCAATTGCTATCGCATTGTTCTCTATGGGACTAGGAATCTAA
- a CDS encoding rhodanese-like domain-containing protein produces MSEIQTISTDELKKKLDAGEELYLVDVREDEEIEMGKIKQAEHIRMGDIPENLDKLDKDKEYIVICRSGRRSENVCHYLQDQGYKVRNMVGGMLEWEGETE; encoded by the coding sequence ATGTCTGAAATCCAAACAATATCCACTGATGAATTGAAAAAGAAACTTGACGCTGGCGAAGAACTTTATCTAGTCGACGTTCGCGAAGACGAAGAAATCGAAATGGGCAAAATCAAACAAGCAGAACACATCCGCATGGGCGATATCCCAGAAAACCTGGACAAACTAGACAAAGACAAAGAATACATCGTTATCTGCCGCTCCGGACGCCGTAGCGAAAACGTCTGCCACTACCTGCAAGACCAAGGCTACAAAGTCCGCAACATGGTCGGCGGCATGCTAGAGTGGGAAGGCGAAACAGAATAA
- the gvpU gene encoding gas vesicle accessory protein GvpU — protein sequence MSKEQTSGKDNILAFLVQATNKHDVSIDITLNVNGAIVTGTILSAKDYFVRLSETFEDGSEVAQQLSEKFAQAGESIDSEDGVEASFIHLKDAKVLCGSNKSTPSKGEALWRGALSDINGFYLDKIPDSAEDDEEESDNGDYQSLKEKNSKLTDRIGKLEEMIAKLSPDNKNEDKSEDETESDEKQDSSEDTSNDDEEKEKSQKKRSGTKSGSAKTKKKASAKKTAKSE from the coding sequence ATGAGTAAAGAGCAGACATCAGGGAAAGACAATATTCTTGCTTTCCTTGTCCAGGCAACGAACAAGCACGATGTATCCATTGATATCACATTAAATGTAAATGGTGCCATTGTTACAGGAACTATTCTGTCAGCCAAGGACTATTTTGTTAGATTGAGCGAAACTTTTGAGGATGGCAGCGAGGTTGCTCAACAACTTAGTGAAAAGTTTGCTCAAGCAGGAGAATCCATTGATTCAGAAGATGGTGTGGAAGCAAGCTTCATCCATCTTAAAGATGCAAAAGTACTTTGTGGGAGCAATAAATCGACACCTTCCAAGGGGGAAGCTCTTTGGAGAGGGGCACTTAGTGATATTAACGGTTTCTATTTAGATAAAATCCCGGATAGCGCAGAAGATGATGAGGAAGAATCAGACAATGGCGATTACCAATCATTGAAAGAGAAGAATAGTAAACTGACAGACCGAATCGGAAAATTAGAAGAGATGATAGCGAAACTTAGCCCTGATAATAAAAATGAGGATAAGTCTGAAGATGAGACAGAATCCGATGAAAAACAGGATTCAAGCGAAGATACATCCAATGATGATGAAGAGAAAGAAAAGAGTCAGAAAAAACGTTCAGGGACTAAATCTGGTTCTGCCAAAACCAAAAAGAAAGCTTCTGCTAAAAAGACAGCCAAATCCGAATAA
- a CDS encoding 3-hydroxybutyrate dehydrogenase has translation MVKDKVVLITGAAQGIGYEIGKQFAEAGAKVVLTDLHEENVVEAGEGLNRLGLTARGLKCDVTSEEELKSAIDATVSEFGRLDVLINNAGLQYVSMLEDFPTEKFELLTRVMLVAPFVATKHAFPVMKAQGFGRILNMASINGLVGFAGKAAYNSAKHGVIGLTKVSALEGAADGITVNALCPGYVDTPLVRGQLKDLAETRKVPLEKVLEEVIYPLVPQRRLLQVTEIADYAMFLSSDAARGVTGQAVVIDGGYTVQ, from the coding sequence GTGGTTAAAGATAAAGTTGTACTCATCACGGGAGCAGCCCAAGGAATAGGATACGAAATAGGAAAACAATTTGCCGAAGCAGGTGCAAAAGTCGTGCTAACGGATTTGCACGAAGAGAATGTTGTCGAGGCGGGAGAAGGATTGAATCGCCTTGGATTGACTGCCAGGGGGCTAAAGTGTGATGTAACGTCAGAGGAGGAATTGAAATCTGCGATTGATGCCACGGTTTCTGAATTCGGTAGATTGGATGTCTTAATTAATAATGCAGGTCTGCAGTATGTCTCCATGTTGGAGGACTTCCCGACTGAAAAATTTGAGCTTCTTACCCGGGTGATGCTCGTAGCTCCTTTTGTCGCGACAAAGCATGCCTTTCCAGTAATGAAAGCCCAAGGTTTCGGAAGGATTTTGAATATGGCTTCCATCAATGGCTTGGTGGGATTTGCCGGCAAAGCGGCATATAACAGTGCGAAACACGGAGTGATCGGGTTGACGAAGGTCTCAGCCTTAGAGGGAGCTGCAGATGGAATCACCGTCAATGCACTTTGTCCTGGCTACGTGGATACCCCGCTTGTCCGCGGACAGCTGAAAGATCTGGCAGAAACCAGGAAGGTTCCTTTGGAAAAGGTGTTGGAAGAAGTCATCTATCCATTGGTTCCGCAACGTAGACTATTGCAAGTAACAGAAATTGCCGACTATGCGATGTTTTTAAGCAGCGATGCAGCTAGGGGCGTGACAGGTCAGGCAGTAGTTATTGATGGTGGATATACGGTGCAATAA
- a CDS encoding sigma-54 interaction domain-containing protein, whose protein sequence is MGVKDSLLTEEMMDTIIANAFEWIVVVNHEGNIIYMNDSYCEFIGVDNKEVIGKHVTEVIENTRMHEVVKAGKEELADLQYIKGNYMIANRVPIFNKNGEVIGAYGTVIFRDTSEWDKMNSHVKSMLGRIRNYLQEYEQQTGVKYTLEDIIGNSKLIKLLKDKVKQIAASDVSILIRGESGTGKELFAHSIHQLSNRSQMPFIKLNCAAIPEHLLESELFGYEEGAFTGAKKGGKKGKFMLADGGTLFLDEIGDMSLPMQIKLLRALQEGEVEPVGAIKPIQVNVRVIAATNRPLEKMMEEKRFRDDLYYRIHVIPFQIPSLRERTEDISLLVEHFIQKICKRTGRRITSVTEDALDVLSRYRWPGNIRELENVIQAAVHLSTGEKLTVEVLPDYMRDSYSIPIGSKSLKETLEDAEKQAIIQTLEKYQNDKLVTAKQLGISKSSLYEKLKKHKIQ, encoded by the coding sequence ATGGGAGTAAAGGATAGCTTACTAACAGAAGAAATGATGGATACTATCATTGCAAATGCGTTTGAGTGGATAGTGGTAGTCAATCATGAGGGAAATATAATCTATATGAATGATAGTTATTGCGAGTTTATTGGGGTGGATAATAAAGAGGTGATCGGCAAGCATGTGACGGAAGTGATAGAGAATACTCGTATGCATGAAGTGGTGAAGGCGGGGAAGGAAGAGTTGGCCGATCTCCAATATATCAAAGGGAATTATATGATTGCTAACCGTGTGCCGATCTTTAATAAAAACGGGGAAGTGATAGGTGCTTACGGAACGGTCATTTTCCGGGATACGAGTGAATGGGACAAGATGAACAGTCATGTCAAAAGCATGCTTGGACGGATCAGAAACTATCTGCAGGAGTATGAGCAACAGACCGGAGTGAAATACACGCTTGAAGACATTATTGGAAACTCTAAGCTCATCAAATTATTGAAAGACAAGGTAAAACAGATTGCTGCCAGTGATGTTTCCATCCTGATCAGGGGGGAGAGTGGAACAGGGAAGGAATTATTTGCACACAGCATTCACCAATTAAGCAACCGCAGTCAGATGCCTTTTATCAAGTTGAATTGTGCGGCTATACCTGAACATCTCCTTGAATCCGAATTGTTTGGGTACGAAGAAGGGGCATTTACAGGGGCAAAAAAAGGCGGGAAAAAAGGAAAATTCATGCTTGCCGATGGAGGGACATTATTTCTGGATGAAATTGGAGACATGTCTTTGCCGATGCAAATTAAGCTGTTGCGTGCTTTGCAGGAAGGGGAAGTGGAACCGGTCGGTGCGATAAAGCCGATACAGGTGAACGTTCGTGTCATTGCGGCGACCAACCGACCGCTAGAGAAAATGATGGAAGAAAAGCGATTCAGGGATGATCTCTATTATCGCATTCATGTTATTCCTTTTCAGATTCCCTCGCTAAGAGAGAGGACAGAAGATATTTCGCTACTTGTCGAACATTTTATTCAGAAGATCTGTAAGCGGACAGGCAGGAGGATTACATCTGTAACAGAGGATGCCCTTGATGTATTGTCGCGCTACCGTTGGCCAGGGAATATAAGGGAACTCGAGAATGTCATCCAAGCCGCCGTTCATTTATCCACAGGTGAAAAGCTGACAGTGGAAGTGCTTCCTGACTACATGAGGGATTCCTATTCGATTCCAATTGGCTCCAAATCATTGAAGGAAACGTTAGAGGATGCAGAAAAACAGGCCATTATTCAAACATTGGAAAAGTACCAAAATGATAAATTAGTGACAGCAAAACAACTAGGCATCAGTAAATCAAGTCTTTATGAAAAGTTAAAAAAGCACAAAATACAATAG
- a CDS encoding nuclease-related domain-containing protein: MIKKARCIPLRVHILRAMKRRVRPNHEKTQDFLNELGRKEAGIYGEQSLDYYLKLIPETDHPFYIFHGLRLPFRDTFFQMDTLILFSNFFLVLEVKFFKGTLYFDPKNYQLLQEVDDNPLKVYPDPILQASNQCSKLQSWLRTRQLTDVPCEKLAVLTNPKVITKVLSSPSEVDRNVVKSPALSAKVRMLLKRHFSQPLDKKFIKKLIKQLLKDHTPDNSSPILQYGVLPSDIIKGVLCPCCSPYKVMKRIYGTWECLYCGGKYDDAHRAALVDYALLISPFITMRELKRYLGLENRLTIISLLKNLNIEFVGGTKSRTYNLTPLLTKT, translated from the coding sequence TTGATAAAAAAAGCAAGATGCATCCCCTTAAGAGTGCATATTTTGAGAGCAATGAAAAGGCGAGTTCGACCTAATCATGAAAAAACCCAAGACTTTCTTAACGAATTAGGTAGAAAAGAAGCAGGAATTTACGGTGAACAATCTTTAGACTATTACTTAAAACTAATTCCAGAAACTGACCACCCTTTTTACATATTCCACGGACTAAGACTACCGTTTAGGGATACCTTCTTTCAAATGGATACCCTCATCTTATTTTCAAATTTCTTTTTAGTATTAGAAGTGAAATTTTTTAAAGGAACTCTCTACTTTGACCCGAAAAACTATCAACTTTTACAAGAAGTAGATGATAATCCACTTAAAGTATATCCAGACCCTATCTTGCAAGCTTCTAATCAATGCTCCAAATTACAGTCATGGCTAAGAACGAGGCAATTAACTGATGTGCCCTGTGAAAAGCTAGCAGTACTAACTAACCCTAAAGTTATTACGAAAGTACTTTCCTCTCCGAGCGAGGTGGATAGAAATGTAGTGAAAAGCCCCGCCCTCTCTGCTAAAGTAAGAATGCTACTAAAACGACATTTCTCTCAGCCTCTAGACAAAAAGTTTATAAAAAAGCTAATAAAACAATTACTTAAAGATCATACACCAGATAACTCTTCTCCCATTCTTCAGTATGGGGTCTTGCCTTCAGATATTATAAAAGGTGTATTATGTCCCTGTTGTAGTCCCTATAAAGTTATGAAAAGAATTTACGGTACATGGGAGTGCCTTTATTGTGGAGGGAAATATGATGACGCACATAGAGCCGCACTAGTGGATTATGCCCTATTAATAAGTCCGTTCATCACTATGAGAGAGTTAAAGAGGTATTTAGGATTAGAAAATAGATTGACAATTATCAGTCTGCTGAAAAACCTTAATATTGAATTTGTAGGAGGAACCAAATCCCGCACCTACAATCTCACCCCACTCCTTACAAAAACTTGA